CCGATGAAGTTGAGCGGCCCGCGATACAGGGCGAGGGGCGCGAGCAGGGTGAAGAAGGCCACGAAGCCGAACGGCGTGCCCGGGATCACCGCGCTGATGAACGGCGCCATGACCGCGCTTGTGGTCGGATCCATCATGGCGTTGAGCACCATGCCGATTCCGATGAAGAGACCGATGACGGGCGACATGTCCTTTAGCCCTTCGAGGATGCAGGCCGTGAGATTGGAGATGACGCGCGCGGGCTCGGTGGTGAGCAGCCCGTACAAGATGCCCGCGAGGAACGCGGGGATGATGGGCCAGTGCAGCCCCATGATGAGGCCGATGGGCACGAGGGGGGTGAGCAGCGCCGGCGCGGGGACCTGCGGCCCGCTCGATCCCAGATCGAGGGCCCAGGCGAGGCGACGCGACTCCGCGCGCGACTCGAGGAGCATGAAGACCGCGGCCGTGAGCGCGAGCAAGGTGCCGTAGGCGACCGAGAACTGGCGCACCGTCGCCAGATCGAGCTTGAGCACGTCGATGTACGTGCCCATGTTGGCGAAGTTGAAGCACCCGCCGATGCTGATGCCGAAGAGCATGAGACAGGCGGCGAAGCGCGGGCTCAACCCGGCCCCGATGAGGATGGGCAGGGCCAGCGACCCCACCATGATGACGGCCCCCAGCCCGGTCAGCGACATGAACACGAGCGACACGGCGCAGGTCATCACGAAGGCCAGCGCCATCTTGTGATCGCCTGCGTACTCGGCTGCCACACGAACGATGCGCTGGGCGATGCCCTGGCGCATGACCACCTGCGACAGCACCGCGCCGAAGACGGCGAACATCATCGCTCCGGCCAGGCGCGACGATCCCTCGGTGAGGATGGTCTGGAAGATGAAGTCGCGCACGTTGGGTGGGGCCTTGCCCCCTTCGATGGCCACCGCGGTCAGCGGAAGGCCGCCCGCAAACGCGGCGATGAGGCCGATGGCCACCGCCATGACGGGCAGCGCGAGCAGCGCGGGCATCTTGCGGGCCATCATCAGTCCGGCCAGCACGAGAAAGACGAGAACGATCAGCGAACCGTACAGCATGTTGGAATATTATTCAAGAACGCGTCCATACCTGCCCGTCCGGCCACGATCCGGCAAGCCGATGCGGGGAGCGCGTGTTAACATTGTGAACGAGATGTTGCAGAAGCATTGCCGATTCTTTGCCGAGTTAACAATTTGTTTACACCTGCGCAACATCTTGTTCACATCCCCCCCCTACGATGACACTGTGGGGTGAGGTAGGCTGACAGTTCCAGGCAGGCTGCAGCCCACGTCACCCCACAACTGTGAGAAACAAGGCCCCAAAGACTTGCCCGACATCCCAGCAGAGAAGGCCGTCGATGACACCGCAGCGACGCCGTCTGAAACGGAACGGAGCCAGACCCAGGTGACCCCCTCTCTCCCCCAGCAGAACCGCAGAGTCGTGAGGTTGCGCTGCAACTATCCCGTGACCTGCTCCATGCTCGGCAAGCGATTCACGTCGCAGGTCGTCGACATGGGCCTCGAGGGGTTGCGGCTCGAGGTTCCGCTGCGCGTCGAGCGCGGCCAGCTCATCGCGCTGCGATACGAGGGTCCCACCACCTGCTATGACTACGACACCGTACAGGCGCGCATCGTCTGGGCCCGCCCCCATCCAAGCGGGAACGGGACCCTGGCGGGCGTGGCCTATGTCAATCCTCCCGCCTATCTCGAGCGTTCATGGATACGGCATCTGCTTCGTGTCTTCGATCTCGACAAGCTGAGCGTGCACGACCGTCGGCGCGACGTGCGCCTGCCCATCTCTCTGCAGGCCACGGTCGACTCGCGCAACGTGGTGGAGCAGGCCTGGGTGCGCGACCTCGGCCTCGGCGGCGCGCTGGTCGAGTGTGGCCGTGAGCTCGAGGTCGGCACGCACGTCACCATCTTCCTGGTCTCCGCCGAGGGAGAGCACGTCTCGTTCGAAGCCACTGTGGTGCGCACCGTGCGAGGTTCGACCAGCAGCGTGTGGATGTCCGGCCTGCAGTTCACCGGCCCCGCCGACGAGTGCCGAGAGCATCTCGGCCGCGTGCTGCGCGCCCGCGCGTTCGAGACCTGACCGCAACAGCCGAGGCGGCGCGCAGGGAAGCGACGCAGCAGCGCGAAAAACAAGGTCTGCGCGACGCCGCCCCCCCGCTTCGCGCTTCACATCACTTGCAGGCAGGTGATTTCCATGGACAGCTTGCCCTACGTCGCGCGATGCGCTGCAAAGGGGGCCCTCATCGGTGCCCCTCTCCTCGCCCTCACCGGTTTTGTGAGCGGCATCGTCCTCATGGCCTGGTTCCAGATGCCCGTCCCTCCCCTCATCACGTTTGAAGCGGGCCTCGTGGTCGGCACCGTGCTTGGAGGCCTGGTCGGCCTCATCGTGGGCTACCGCATCTCACGATGCGTCCTGTACACGCTCGTCTTGATCGGCGGCGCCCTCGCCCTGAGCAGCCTGCTCGGAGCCCGCCTCGACCTCGGGCTCCTCGAGCGTCTCGCCCTGGTCGGAATCATCGTGGGTGCGAACTGGGGGCTGGTCTCCGGCCAGCGGCCACCG
This genomic window from Pseudomonadota bacterium contains:
- a CDS encoding PilZ domain-containing protein → MPDIPAEKAVDDTAATPSETERSQTQVTPSLPQQNRRVVRLRCNYPVTCSMLGKRFTSQVVDMGLEGLRLEVPLRVERGQLIALRYEGPTTCYDYDTVQARIVWARPHPSGNGTLAGVAYVNPPAYLERSWIRHLLRVFDLDKLSVHDRRRDVRLPISLQATVDSRNVVEQAWVRDLGLGGALVECGRELEVGTHVTIFLVSAEGEHVSFEATVVRTVRGSTSSVWMSGLQFTGPADECREHLGRVLRARAFET
- a CDS encoding transporter translates to MLYGSLIVLVFLVLAGLMMARKMPALLALPVMAVAIGLIAAFAGGLPLTAVAIEGGKAPPNVRDFIFQTILTEGSSRLAGAMMFAVFGAVLSQVVMRQGIAQRIVRVAAEYAGDHKMALAFVMTCAVSLVFMSLTGLGAVIMVGSLALPILIGAGLSPRFAACLMLFGISIGGCFNFANMGTYIDVLKLDLATVRQFSVAYGTLLALTAAVFMLLESRAESRRLAWALDLGSSGPQVPAPALLTPLVPIGLIMGLHWPIIPAFLAGILYGLLTTEPARVISNLTACILEGLKDMSPVIGLFIGIGMVLNAMMDPTTSAVMAPFISAVIPGTPFGFVAFFTLLAPLALYRGPLNFIGLGAGFAALVLSNHLLPAAAVMAAFLGVGQVQGVCDPTNTANVWIAQFTHTSTEELMKKTLPFVWGFVLIALVYAVVYGKVMG